A stretch of the Vigna radiata var. radiata cultivar VC1973A chromosome 7, Vradiata_ver6, whole genome shotgun sequence genome encodes the following:
- the LOC106768010 gene encoding dirigent protein 1 — translation MMNNPLNLTSNLFFFIFNLTILYAAHTFSTFQPKQTNLIFYVHDHFTGDHSTAVTVAGKTGAVSNILNFGTVAIVDDPVTEGPNIDSRLIGRAQGMYINSQLDGKGLYMVFSVIFSSGEFKGSSLEIQGSDIFTMKEREFGVVSGTGYFRFVKGYGIMETEFMDIATLRATLKLNVTLKHY, via the coding sequence ATGATGAACAATCCACTGAACCTAACTTCgaacctcttcttcttcatcttcaacttgaCCATCCTATACGCAGCCCACACATTTTCCACATTCCAACCAAAGCAAACGAATCTCATATTCTACGTCCACGATCACTTCACCGGCGACCACTCCACGGCGGTTACTGTTGCCGGAAAGACTGGAGCGGTCTCCAACATCCTAAACTTTGGCACTGTGGCGATAGTTGATGACCCAGTTACAGAAGGACCGAACATCGATTCAAGACTGATTGGTAGAGCTCAGGGTATGTACATAAATTCGCAACTTGATGGGAAAGGCTTGTACATGGTTTTCTCTGTGATATTCAGCAGTGGGGAATTCAAAGGTAGCAGCTTGGAGATTCAGGGATCTGATATCTTCACAATGAAGGAAAGAGAGTTCGGAGTCGTGTCTGGCACTGGTTATTTCAGGTTTGTAAAAGGATACGGAATTATGGAAACCGAGTTTATGGATATAGCTACTCTTAGGGCCACTCTTAAACTCAATGTAACACTCAAACATTACTGA